The Haloplanus salinarum genome includes a region encoding these proteins:
- the rimI gene encoding ribosomal protein S18-alanine N-acetyltransferase encodes MAVPTQPADVTVRGAEQSDLGAVVRIERESFGQPWPYTAFERFLDEPGFLVATRDGGVVGYVVGDVTPNFGRDIGHVKDLAVAETARRRGIGRSLLVRSLVALAVEGAKLVKLEVRESNDPAQTLYRDVGFETARRVPRYYRDGEDALVMVLDVPEWQERR; translated from the coding sequence GTGGCCGTCCCGACACAGCCCGCCGACGTGACGGTTCGCGGCGCCGAGCAGTCGGATCTGGGGGCGGTCGTCCGGATCGAACGGGAGTCGTTCGGCCAGCCGTGGCCCTACACCGCCTTCGAGCGGTTCCTCGACGAACCCGGGTTCCTGGTCGCCACCCGCGACGGCGGGGTCGTCGGCTACGTCGTCGGCGACGTGACGCCCAACTTCGGGCGCGATATCGGACACGTGAAGGACTTGGCGGTCGCCGAGACCGCCAGACGGCGGGGCATCGGTCGGTCGCTCCTCGTCCGTTCGCTCGTGGCCCTCGCCGTCGAGGGGGCGAAGCTGGTGAAGTTGGAGGTCCGCGAGAGCAACGACCCGGCACAGACGCTCTACCGCGACGTCGGCTTCGAGACGGCACGGCGGGTCCCCCGGTACTACCGCGACGGCGAGGACGCCCTCGTGATGGTCCTCGACGTCCCCGAGTGGCAGGAACGGCGCTAG
- a CDS encoding aconitate hydratase, with product MGQTLTEKILDDHLVEGDLEPGEEIGIEIDQVLTQDTTGTMVWLQFEALELDEVQTELAAQYCDHQTYQFDFKNTDDHRFLRSAAGTYGAYFSRPGNGICHNVHKENFAAPGKTMLGSDSHTPTPGGLGELAIGAGGLDVAVAMGGGPYFVEMPEVVNVRLEGELPEWATAKDLILEMLRRLSVKGGVGKVFEYTGPGVESLSVPERTTITNMGTELGATTSIFPTDERTKDYLERQGRGEEYVELSPDEDATYADEIVVDLSELEPLISAPSMPDNVVPVREVAGEDVEQVIVGSCTNGGYADILPAAKMVSGREIQKDLEMIVAPGSKQAGELLAREGWTAEMMAAGVNVSESTCGPCIGIGHVPASDSVSLRTFNRNFEGRSGIEDDSVYLCSPQVAAAAALKGEIVDPRDLAEELGDLESPGVELPDRYDGSKADIIEPNEAVDDDLIKGPNIGDVPLKDPLGADIAGETLLKMPDNITTDHIIPATSDILKFRSNIDKLSEFTLSRVDDTFAERARESDGGVLVAGENYGQGSSREHAAMCPMYLGIEAVLAQSFARIHKANLYNFGLLPLTIDEETYERIDQGDHVEIVDDVAEAVASGAEEFTIRVNDDWEATAEFDASEREREILAAGGKLTLTKQQYEEDSGGATPADD from the coding sequence ATGGGACAGACGCTCACAGAGAAGATCCTCGACGACCATCTCGTCGAGGGGGATCTCGAACCCGGCGAGGAGATCGGGATCGAGATCGATCAGGTGCTCACACAGGACACGACCGGCACGATGGTCTGGCTCCAGTTCGAGGCGCTCGAACTCGACGAAGTCCAGACGGAACTCGCCGCGCAGTACTGTGACCACCAGACCTACCAGTTCGACTTCAAGAACACCGACGACCACCGCTTCCTCCGGTCGGCCGCCGGCACCTACGGCGCGTACTTCTCCCGCCCGGGCAACGGCATCTGCCACAACGTCCACAAGGAGAACTTCGCCGCGCCGGGCAAGACGATGCTCGGGTCGGACTCCCACACGCCGACGCCGGGCGGCCTCGGCGAACTCGCCATCGGCGCCGGCGGCCTCGACGTCGCCGTCGCGATGGGTGGCGGCCCCTACTTCGTCGAGATGCCCGAAGTCGTGAACGTCCGCCTGGAGGGCGAACTGCCCGAGTGGGCGACCGCGAAGGACCTCATCCTCGAGATGCTGCGCCGGCTGTCGGTCAAGGGCGGCGTCGGCAAGGTGTTCGAGTACACCGGTCCCGGCGTCGAGAGCCTCTCGGTCCCCGAGCGCACCACGATCACGAACATGGGGACGGAGCTGGGCGCGACCACCTCCATCTTCCCGACCGACGAGCGCACGAAGGACTACCTCGAACGGCAGGGCCGCGGCGAGGAGTACGTCGAGCTCTCGCCCGACGAGGACGCGACGTACGCCGACGAAATCGTCGTCGACCTCTCGGAGCTCGAACCCCTGATCTCCGCGCCGTCGATGCCGGACAACGTCGTGCCCGTCCGCGAGGTGGCCGGCGAGGACGTCGAACAGGTCATCGTCGGCTCCTGTACCAACGGTGGCTACGCGGACATCCTGCCCGCGGCGAAGATGGTCTCGGGCCGCGAGATCCAGAAGGACCTCGAGATGATCGTCGCACCGGGCTCGAAGCAGGCCGGCGAACTCCTCGCCCGCGAGGGCTGGACCGCCGAGATGATGGCCGCCGGGGTCAACGTCTCGGAGTCCACCTGTGGCCCCTGTATCGGCATCGGTCACGTGCCCGCCTCCGACTCCGTCTCCCTGCGGACGTTCAACCGCAACTTCGAGGGCCGCTCGGGGATCGAGGACGACTCGGTCTACCTCTGCTCGCCGCAGGTGGCGGCCGCGGCCGCGCTCAAGGGCGAGATCGTCGACCCCCGAGATCTGGCCGAGGAACTCGGCGACCTGGAGTCGCCGGGCGTCGAACTCCCCGACCGGTACGACGGGTCGAAAGCCGACATCATCGAGCCGAACGAGGCCGTCGACGACGACCTCATCAAGGGGCCGAACATCGGCGACGTCCCGCTCAAGGACCCCCTGGGCGCCGACATCGCCGGCGAGACGCTCCTGAAGATGCCCGACAACATCACGACCGACCACATCATCCCGGCCACGTCGGACATCCTGAAGTTCCGCTCGAACATCGACAAGCTCTCGGAGTTCACGCTCTCCCGCGTCGACGACACGTTCGCGGAGCGCGCCCGCGAGTCCGACGGCGGCGTCCTCGTCGCCGGCGAGAACTACGGCCAGGGCTCCTCGCGTGAACACGCCGCGATGTGTCCGATGTATCTCGGCATCGAGGCCGTCCTCGCGCAGTCGTTCGCCCGCATCCACAAGGCGAACCTGTACAACTTCGGGCTCCTGCCGCTGACGATCGACGAGGAGACCTACGAGCGGATCGATCAGGGCGACCACGTCGAGATCGTCGACGACGTCGCCGAGGCCGTCGCGTCCGGCGCCGAGGAGTTCACGATCCGCGTCAACGACGACTGGGAGGCGACCGCCGAGTTCGACGCCTCCGAGCGCGAACGCGAGATCCTCGCGGCCGGCGGCAAGCTCACGCTGACGAAACAGCAGTACGAGGAGGACTCCGGCGGCGCGACGCCCGCCGACGACTGA
- a CDS encoding DUF5810 domain-containing protein, whose translation MGFACPVCETPQRDAEHLANHLAFTAMLHGDAHERWLDETVPGWESDGAAELAPVVADHAEETPYDEVFEESMPADRHDGHDHAPPTGGATAFEAADLDPEAQRTLAAAKEMTRAMLGEGDGDADDDGKA comes from the coding sequence ATGGGATTCGCCTGTCCGGTGTGCGAGACGCCCCAGCGCGACGCCGAACATCTCGCCAACCACCTGGCGTTCACCGCCATGCTCCACGGCGACGCCCACGAGCGGTGGCTCGACGAGACGGTGCCGGGATGGGAATCGGACGGCGCCGCGGAACTGGCGCCCGTCGTCGCCGACCACGCCGAGGAGACCCCCTACGACGAGGTGTTCGAGGAGTCGATGCCCGCGGACCGACACGACGGGCACGACCACGCCCCCCCAACCGGCGGCGCCACGGCCTTCGAGGCGGCCGACCTGGACCCCGAGGCCCAGCGGACCCTCGCGGCGGCCAAGGAGATGACGCGGGCGATGCTCGGCGAAGGGGACGGCGACGCGGACGACGACGGAAAGGCGTAA
- a CDS encoding DUF5809 family protein yields the protein MDTEGVFDPETLDAAREAYESVGPAAQTAVRETATAMDFDREEYADRVTSQVVETARDAIFASLLVVHVADRDAFESWRASTDADLTMLGSEDVDNVVWHAAPFADAAVAATFQDERDAAVATLRRQAFGRLYRDRL from the coding sequence ATGGACACCGAGGGGGTCTTCGATCCGGAGACGCTCGACGCGGCGCGCGAGGCCTACGAGTCGGTCGGCCCGGCGGCCCAAACCGCCGTTCGCGAGACGGCGACGGCGATGGACTTCGACCGCGAGGAGTACGCGGACCGCGTGACGAGCCAGGTGGTCGAGACGGCCCGCGACGCCATCTTCGCCTCGCTGCTCGTCGTCCACGTCGCCGACCGCGACGCGTTCGAATCGTGGCGCGCATCGACCGACGCGGACTTGACGATGCTCGGGAGCGAGGACGTGGACAACGTGGTCTGGCACGCCGCGCCGTTCGCCGACGCGGCGGTCGCCGCCACGTTTCAGGACGAACGCGACGCCGCGGTCGCCACCCTCCGCCGGCAGGCGTTCGGCCGGCTGTATCGGGACCGTCTGTGA
- a CDS encoding deoxyuridine 5'-triphosphate nucleotidohydrolase — protein sequence MFRAGPFVADHVTPVTPEQVQPNGVDLTVEAVLEPTERGRIGRDGKHVAEREPLNPDPDADAYVLSPGGYVARYGETIRIPEGHVGFVYPRSSLMRNACMLHTAVWDAGYEGRGEGLLAVHRPVEIEPDARIAQLVFAEANHDGTYDGSYQGERVDG from the coding sequence ATGTTCCGTGCCGGCCCGTTCGTCGCCGACCACGTCACGCCCGTCACGCCCGAACAGGTCCAGCCCAACGGCGTCGACCTGACCGTCGAGGCGGTCCTCGAACCGACCGAGCGCGGCCGGATCGGTCGTGACGGCAAGCACGTCGCCGAGCGCGAACCCCTCAATCCGGACCCCGACGCCGACGCGTACGTCCTCTCCCCCGGCGGCTACGTCGCCCGCTACGGCGAGACCATCCGGATCCCCGAGGGCCACGTCGGCTTCGTCTACCCGCGCTCGTCGCTCATGCGGAACGCCTGCATGCTCCACACGGCAGTCTGGGACGCGGGTTACGAGGGCCGCGGCGAAGGACTCCTCGCCGTCCACCGCCCCGTCGAAATCGAACCCGATGCCCGGATCGCCCAACTGGTGTTCGCCGAGGCGAACCACGACGGCACCTACGACGGGAGCTATCAGGGCGAGCGGGTGGACGGCTAA